One Eurosta solidaginis isolate ZX-2024a chromosome 5, ASM4086904v1, whole genome shotgun sequence DNA segment encodes these proteins:
- the LOC137252020 gene encoding zinc finger protein 184, producing the protein MVDEDKLGSCPPSPGNDTESYLIIYVCNMCFREYTLIEDLRGHFIEYHKCKPKAQKKPPNQELGPPKPSADGQTKDDERSVHVAQNEMEPIVEEIPKPEMRPMPFKNFRIVLRSKMVLRCAVTNACPFRFENESKLSLHTKCHINAPTGQKFKCYECGVEQTKWRSCAAHLWKAHQVDVDLLHCPQCDYKAHASVLVWRHMRVHKKWRGRILRSLRAVQRKRLQQDIQANSEIKPSITPVNKNKYYAEKTCDICSRKFVNGKTLSKHVKAVHNKIKPFICNVCGKKMSRKASLIIHMRQHTGETPLHCKTCKFSTRDPSVLNKHQSRHEKVEKLKCAYCDFSCIQTSAYKRHMRLNHTEEYRKIACDLCSYVTISAERLEAHKSDHRKGLIVNQEDSMDATRSAVSKNQHKLRDKNEMSADCFLPLESIDSLPHEPAVDTGGVTIPAPSEDTQFPTYLNN; encoded by the exons ATGGTTGACGAAGATAAGCTTGGCTCCTGTCCACCCTCACCAGGCAACGATACGGAATCTTATCTTATAATTTACGTTTGTAATATGTGTTTCCGTGAATATACATTAATCGAAGATTTGCGCGGTCATTTCATTGAATACCACAAATGCAAACCAAAAGCCCAAAAGAAGCCACCAAATCAGGAATTGGGTCCTCCAAAACCCAGTGCAGACGGGCAAACCAAAGATGATGAAAGAAGTGTGCATGTAGCGCAGAATGAGATGGAACCAATAGTAGAAGAAATACCTAAACCCGAAATGCGCCCCATGCCTTTTAAGAATTTTCGAATTGTGCTGCGTTCAAAAATGGTGCTGCG ttGCGCAGTGACAAATGCATGTCCATTTCGATTTGAAAATGAATCCAAACTTTCATTGCACACAAAGTGCCATATCAATGCGCCAACTGGTCAAAAATTCAAATGTTACGAATGCGGTGTCGAACAAACAAAGTGGCGAAGCTGCGCTGCACATCTGTGGAAGGCACATCAAGTGGACGTTGATTTATTGCATTGCCCACAATGTGATTATAAAGCGCATGCATCAG TGCTTGTTTGGCGTCACATGCGTGTTCATAAAAAGTGGCGAGGACGTATACTTCGGTCGCTACGTGCGGTTCAGCGCAAACGTCTTCAACAAGATATCCAAGCGAATTCGGAGATTAAACCTTCTATTACGCCagtgaataaaaacaaatattatgCTGAAAAGACTTGTGATATCTGTTCTCGAAAATTTGTTAACGGTAAAACATTGTCGAAACATGTTAAGGCGGTGCATAATAAAATCAAACCATTCATTTGTAATGTTTGCGGCAAAAAAATGTCACGCAAAGCTAGTTTGATA ATTCATATGCGTCAGCATACGGGCGAGACCCCTTTACACTGTAAAACATGCAAATTTTCTACTAGAGACCCAAGTGTTTTGAATAAACATCAATCCAGGCATGAAAAG GTCGAAAAACTAAAATGCGCTTATTGTGATTTTAGCTGCATACAAACAAGCGCTTACAAGCGTCACATGCGCTTAAATCATACTGAGGAATATAGAAAGATTGCATGTGATTTATGTAGTTACGTTACAATTAGCGCAGAGCGTTTGGAAGCCCACAAAAGTGATCATCGCAAAGGTTTAATAGTGAATCAAGAAG ATTCTATGGATGCAACGCGTTCCGCAGTTTCGAAAAATCAACATAAATTACGTGATAAAAATGAA ATGTCTGCCGATTGTTTCTTACCTCTCGAAAGCATAGATTCGTTGCCGCATGAACCTGCCGTAGATACAGGTGGTGTTACTATACCAGCACCTTCTGAGGACACACAATTTCCAACTTATTTAAATAACTaa